CGTCCGAGCAACAGCGCCGGGTCGCCTATGGCCGGTTCCTGCACTTCTACAATCACCACAGGTCCCACGGCGCGCTCGGCTGGCACACACCCATGCACACACTCAGCCAGTGCCTCGGGGACAACGTCCCCGCTCAGCACAACTAGCTGACCGCCCAGAGCACCGCCGCGGCCACGATGGCCACGAAGACCGCTACGTAGGCGATGTCGCCGGTCCGGGTCATGCGGGCGCGGCGGATCCGGTTGTAAGGGTTGAAGCCCATGCTCGAGTCTAGCCCTGTCGGTGGCGCGGCCTAGGATGACATCGATGTGATCCGGTCGGCCGGCCCGACCCCCCTTCCCCGTCGGGCCGGCCGACGGTCCCTCTGAAGGGCGAGCCTACGCGCAGTCGCGGCAGAGCTGCCGCTTGCGGTCCGCGAGCTGGTTCTGGTGCTTCAGCAGGAAGCAGTTGCGGCAAGTGAACTCGGTCGGCTGAGGGGGGACGACCTTCACCGTGAGCGTCTCCGCCCCGGCTCCCTCGCGCTCGTCGATCGCCTCGATGAGCGCTTCCTCTTCGTCCTCGTCATCGCTCGCCTCGACCCGCCGCTCCTTGCGCTGGAGCAGCTCCTCGAGCGAGGTCTCGACGTTCGACTCTTCGTCGTCGACGGTAGTGGTCTCTTCTTCTTCAGCCACTCTTGCGCCCCTCATCTCCCGTATTCGGCGACACGGTATACCACAGCCCTACGGAGACGGCACCCGTCCTCAGACGCCGGCGATCTCGGCCCGGGAGCCGTCGCGAGGGTGCTTCCACACCCGGATCTGGGTGCCGAAGGCTTCCTTGAGCTCGTCGAGGTGGGTGATCACGATCACCTTCCGGAACTCGGCCCGGGCCAGGTTTATCGCCTCCACGAGCCTCTCCCTGCCCTCCGGGTCCTGGCTCCCGAACCCCTCGTCGATCACGAGGGTCTCCATCCGGGCTCCGGCACGGCGCAGGAGGAGCTTCGACAACGCCAGTCGGATCGAGAAGGCGATGCGGAAAGCCTCTCCCCCGCTGAACATCTGGAAGTCGCGCAGGCCGCCGTCGTGTCCGACGAGCACGTCGAAGGTCTCCTTGACCTTCCCGCCCTTCGTCAGCTTGTCCATCACGAACTGGACGCTCATCTCGTAGTCGCTCAGCCGTCCGAGGATCTCGTTGGCGTCCTGGGTCAGCTCGGGCAGCGCGTTCTCGATGATCAGGTCGGGTATCCCGCCACGTCCGAACGAGGTGGCCAGCCTGGAGTAGCGGCGTCCGGTCGTGGCTGCCTCGAGCTCGGCGGTCCGGGCGGCAGCAAGCTCGGCGGAGCGCTGTCGCAGTGAGTCGAGGCGCTCCGAGAGCCGGGCGGCGCTCGCGCCGGCTTCGGCCGCGGCGCGCTGGGCCGCCGCAGCCGCCTCGCGGGCCCGGCCGACGTCCGCTCGCACGCGATCGGCATCGGCGAGGGTGTCGACGAGCTCACGCAACGCTCCGCGCCGCTCGGCCAGAGCCTCCTCCTGTTGGGTGAGCCGAGCGGTCAGGACCTCCAGCTCCTCCGAGACCGCTTGGCGCCGGGCGACCGCCCCCTCGATCTGCCCGCGGAGGGTGGCGTACCGCGAGAGCTCCTCCAGCCTGGCCCGGACCGTGTCGTGGGCGCGGCGGTCGTACGCGACATCGGCCAGCCCGGCGTTCACGGCGGCCAGCTCGGCCCGCAGCGCGGCGGTGGCGGTCCCGTCCTGCACCTGCCCGAGGAGGAGCGCCGCCTCCGTCCGGGCGGTCTCCTCGGTCTCGCGGAGCCCGGGCAGACGTCCGAGCCGCTCCCGCAGGCCTGCCGCGGTGCGAGCCAGTCCCTGGAGCTCCTCCTCGGCCGCCGTCAGACGCTCCTCCTCCTCCTTGAGGCGCAGGCCCTCCTTGCGTACGACCTCCCGTCGGCCGGCCACCGCCTCGTGCCGGGCGGCAGCGGCCGCATCCTCCTCCTTGAGCGTCGAGATCAGCTCCGTCCGGTGCGGCTCGTCGAGGGGCCCGGCGCAGACCGGGCACTCCCCTCCCCCGCGGTGGAGGATGTCCAGTCGCTCGGACAGGGCGGTCCGCGTCGCCTCGATGACGGACAGCTCGGCCCCCAGGCGTCCGAACTCCTCCCGCAGCTCGGACCGCTGCTGTCGGACCTCGAGCATCTCGGCCCGCAGGCCGTCCAGCGTGGCCAGGCGGGCGTCCACCTCCTCCAGCTGCTCGGCCGCTCGGGCGAGCTGTCCCGCCTCTGCGGCTGCGCGATCGGCCTGCTCCCGGAGCTGGGTCGCCCTGGCCCCGATCGCGTTCTCCTCCGCCGCGATACGACCCTCGAGCTCCGTCCGTCGCAGCTCGAGCTCGGACCGCCGCTCGGACGCCTCGCGCATCGCCGTGTCCCGCTCCCTCAGCTGCGACTCCTCGGCGAGGGCTCGGTC
This genomic interval from Actinomycetota bacterium contains the following:
- a CDS encoding DUF4193 family protein, which codes for MAEEEETTTVDDEESNVETSLEELLQRKERRVEASDDEDEEEALIEAIDEREGAGAETLTVKVVPPQPTEFTCRNCFLLKHQNQLADRKRQLCRDCA
- a CDS encoding SMC family ATPase; translation: MIPVRLCLEDFLSYRGPQELDFTSFEVACLTGSNGQGKSSLLDAMTWAMFGAARGCEGGQNQERVIRDGADRTTVAFEFDLGGARYRIVRKRARTGRSDLTFDVMSEGAWTTLAGDTATETQTRICDVLRLDHRTFTASAFFLQGRADDFLTRMKPEDRKDVFSRLLDLGVYDRLAEEARTRSRDAERERKQHAERIEELRDADTLLEACRVELAGAQERALAAAEAATVVESELEAKRTELTRIEKTEAAASALRQAVTESEARIAADRQALAEREREATELDRLLARAPEVDRALAEESQLRERDTAMREASERRSELELRRTELEGRIAAEENAIGARATQLREQADRAAAEAGQLARAAEQLEEVDARLATLDGLRAEMLEVRQQRSELREEFGRLGAELSVIEATRTALSERLDILHRGGGECPVCAGPLDEPHRTELISTLKEEDAAAAARHEAVAGRREVVRKEGLRLKEEEERLTAAEEELQGLARTAAGLRERLGRLPGLRETEETARTEAALLLGQVQDGTATAALRAELAAVNAGLADVAYDRRAHDTVRARLEELSRYATLRGQIEGAVARRQAVSEELEVLTARLTQQEEALAERRGALRELVDTLADADRVRADVGRAREAAAAAQRAAAEAGASAARLSERLDSLRQRSAELAAARTAELEAATTGRRYSRLATSFGRGGIPDLIIENALPELTQDANEILGRLSDYEMSVQFVMDKLTKGGKVKETFDVLVGHDGGLRDFQMFSGGEAFRIAFSIRLALSKLLLRRAGARMETLVIDEGFGSQDPEGRERLVEAINLARAEFRKVIVITHLDELKEAFGTQIRVWKHPRDGSRAEIAGV